In Myxococcales bacterium, one genomic interval encodes:
- a CDS encoding AgmX/PglI C-terminal domain-containing protein, whose translation MGYLRHALAVSALALAASALACSRAERAPATAKSQEPPTSGMAPGSPPVAAAPLPTTEPRKEPPAPQPPPPPPPPPGGNLKGAGGGRPGGGTVSAGTAQVSGSLAPEVIARVVRQSFDRMQACYSTGLRANPTLQGRVSVKLVIGKNGGTKSAAVASTDLADKEVATCVAKVFGSLSFPQPERDEVTVVYPIAFSPGEAP comes from the coding sequence ATGGGATACCTCCGCCACGCGCTCGCCGTCTCCGCGCTCGCGCTCGCCGCCTCCGCGCTCGCCTGTAGCCGGGCCGAGCGAGCGCCCGCGACGGCCAAGTCCCAGGAGCCGCCCACCAGCGGCATGGCCCCGGGGTCACCGCCCGTGGCCGCCGCGCCGCTGCCCACCACCGAGCCACGGAAGGAGCCGCCGGCACCGCAGCCGCCACCGCCACCGCCACCGCCACCGGGCGGCAACCTGAAGGGGGCGGGCGGAGGCCGCCCGGGCGGCGGGACAGTCTCCGCCGGGACGGCGCAGGTGTCGGGCTCGCTGGCGCCCGAGGTCATCGCGCGGGTGGTGCGCCAGAGCTTCGATCGCATGCAGGCGTGCTACTCGACCGGGCTCCGCGCGAACCCCACGCTGCAGGGCCGCGTGAGCGTCAAGCTCGTGATCGGGAAGAACGGGGGCACCAAGTCGGCCGCGGTCGCCTCCACCGATCTCGCCGACAAAGAGGTCGCGACCTGCGTCGCCAAGGTCTTCGGGAGCCTCTCGTTTCCGCAGCCCGAGCGCGACGAGGTGACGGTGGTGTACCCGATCGCGTTCAGCCCGGGCGAGGCGCCGTAG
- a CDS encoding DUF962 domain-containing protein, whose product MLGAAHIDPRLVRVPHAVPHARRALSSPNTSERIRSFEEFWPYYVGEHAKKSTRTLHFVGTTAAVGCAAAGLLFGKRWLLAVAPLCGYGPAWVSHFFIEKNRPATFTYPLWSLKADFVMWGKIARGEMDAEVARVLAARARATAPSETAPQDSPAAGDVLVN is encoded by the coding sequence ATGCTGGGCGCCGCACACATCGACCCACGACTCGTCCGAGTCCCCCACGCAGTCCCCCACGCGAGGCGCGCCTTGAGCTCACCCAACACGAGCGAGCGAATCCGGAGTTTCGAAGAGTTTTGGCCGTACTACGTGGGTGAGCACGCGAAGAAGTCGACGCGCACCCTCCACTTCGTCGGCACCACCGCGGCGGTGGGCTGCGCCGCGGCCGGGCTCCTCTTCGGCAAGCGCTGGCTCCTCGCCGTCGCTCCGCTCTGTGGCTACGGGCCCGCGTGGGTCAGCCACTTCTTCATCGAGAAGAACCGGCCTGCCACGTTCACCTACCCCCTCTGGTCGCTCAAGGCCGACTTCGTCATGTGGGGGAAGATCGCCCGCGGCGAGATGGACGCGGAGGTCGCGCGCGTGCTCGCCGCGCGTGCCCGGGCGACCGCGCCCTCGGAGACCGCGCCGCAGGATTCGCCCGCCGCGGGAGACGTCCTGGTAAACTGA
- a CDS encoding PAS domain-containing protein, with the protein MYEPDGRALASLVAALARCRCTDVTLASQPADLAGMGDLAVVFVGGAPGERALASEHLSAAFPRQAGEHRPYLVAVVTDATSAVVDQALEDGFDDVLTPSQLGRVRVLLRHADRAPRAPTPPRGAATALAQTTDFILQVDADGHITYMNRDAMASTVRETVGTRAIDHLPPATAPAFLGALERAMATGESQSYDAVSHGAHYRVRVVPFSDARESRDGAPSGATLIATDVTEVLQARAKLAESRLEASAIVDALPDLVVRVSADGRYLGVHTPRGAGPSAPIETLLGKHVDEVLPREVAHELMVGVRRALEERQLQLVTYRLPRPRGAQDYEARIVPNGTDQAVAVVRNMTEYNQSRERLALAERLASLGTMAAGVAHELNSPLTFVMLGLEWIERQLARPSEIEPDRLVSRLGEVQDGARRIQRIVRDLKGFTRPEETKTGLVDVASALDGALSLAAAELRYRARVERDFAGVPAILGNHARLGQVFLNLLVNAAHALPEERADDNVIRVRTALLDGRVMVEISDNGVGIPAEHLPRLFAPFFTTKPVGQGTGLGLWICHEIITELDGEITVESTAGEGSTFRVLLPVGTGATPSVAAPAPSPAPQPPRARLLIIDDEPNLARTLARLLDAHAVDIATSGAEGLRRLEAGERYDLVLCDLMMPGLTGMDVHAAVRERDPAQAARFVFMSGGAFTPRAKAFLAEVGLPRLDKPFPASAVLELLKDTC; encoded by the coding sequence GTGTATGAACCCGACGGGCGGGCGCTGGCGTCGCTCGTGGCGGCGCTGGCGCGTTGCCGTTGCACCGACGTGACCCTCGCGAGCCAACCGGCGGATCTCGCGGGCATGGGTGACCTCGCCGTGGTCTTCGTAGGCGGTGCGCCCGGCGAGCGCGCTCTGGCGTCCGAGCACCTGAGCGCCGCCTTCCCGCGGCAGGCGGGCGAGCACCGCCCCTACCTCGTGGCCGTCGTGACCGACGCCACGTCGGCCGTGGTCGATCAGGCCCTCGAAGACGGCTTCGACGACGTCCTCACCCCGTCCCAGCTCGGCCGCGTTCGCGTCCTGCTGCGGCACGCCGATCGCGCCCCCCGTGCGCCGACGCCCCCGCGCGGTGCCGCCACAGCTCTGGCGCAAACCACCGATTTCATTCTGCAAGTCGACGCCGACGGCCACATCACCTACATGAACCGGGACGCCATGGCGAGCACCGTGCGCGAGACGGTCGGCACCCGCGCGATCGATCACCTCCCGCCCGCCACGGCGCCGGCCTTCCTCGGCGCGCTCGAGCGCGCGATGGCCACGGGCGAGTCGCAGTCCTACGACGCCGTGTCGCACGGGGCCCACTACCGCGTGCGCGTCGTCCCGTTCTCCGACGCTCGCGAGTCTCGCGACGGCGCGCCGAGCGGCGCGACCCTCATCGCGACCGACGTCACCGAGGTGCTGCAGGCGCGCGCGAAGCTCGCGGAGAGCCGCCTCGAGGCGAGCGCCATCGTCGACGCGCTCCCCGATCTGGTGGTGCGAGTGAGCGCGGACGGGCGCTACCTTGGCGTCCACACGCCGCGAGGGGCGGGGCCCTCGGCCCCCATCGAGACTCTCCTCGGCAAGCACGTCGACGAAGTGCTGCCCCGCGAGGTCGCCCACGAGCTGATGGTGGGCGTTCGTCGCGCGCTCGAGGAGCGCCAGCTCCAGCTCGTCACCTACCGCCTCCCGCGGCCACGCGGCGCGCAAGACTACGAAGCGCGGATCGTCCCCAACGGCACCGATCAGGCGGTGGCGGTCGTCCGCAACATGACCGAGTACAACCAGAGCCGGGAGCGGCTGGCCCTCGCGGAGCGCCTCGCCTCGCTCGGCACCATGGCCGCGGGCGTCGCCCACGAGCTGAACAGCCCCCTCACGTTCGTCATGCTCGGCCTCGAGTGGATCGAGCGACAGCTCGCGAGGCCCTCCGAGATCGAGCCCGACCGGCTCGTCTCGCGGCTCGGCGAGGTCCAGGACGGCGCGCGCCGCATTCAGAGAATCGTTCGTGATCTCAAGGGGTTCACCCGACCGGAAGAGACCAAGACGGGCCTCGTCGACGTGGCCAGCGCGCTCGACGGCGCGCTCAGCTTGGCCGCCGCCGAGCTCCGCTATCGCGCCCGCGTGGAGCGCGACTTCGCGGGCGTGCCGGCCATTTTGGGCAACCACGCGCGGCTCGGTCAGGTGTTCCTGAACCTGCTCGTGAACGCCGCCCACGCCCTGCCGGAGGAGCGCGCCGACGACAACGTCATCCGCGTCCGCACGGCCCTCCTCGACGGGCGCGTGATGGTCGAGATCTCGGACAACGGCGTCGGGATCCCGGCGGAGCACCTGCCGCGGCTCTTCGCGCCCTTCTTCACGACGAAGCCGGTCGGCCAGGGCACCGGGCTCGGGCTCTGGATTTGCCACGAGATCATCACCGAGCTCGACGGCGAAATCACGGTCGAGAGCACCGCGGGCGAGGGGAGCACCTTCCGCGTGTTGCTCCCGGTGGGCACGGGCGCCACGCCCTCTGTGGCGGCGCCCGCGCCGTCGCCCGCGCCGCAGCCCCCGCGCGCCCGGCTCCTCATCATCGACGACGAGCCCAACCTCGCGCGCACCCTCGCGCGCCTGCTCGACGCCCACGCCGTCGACATCGCGACGAGCGGCGCGGAGGGCCTGCGCCGCCTCGAGGCAGGCGAGCGCTACGATCTGGTGCTGTGCGATCTGATGATGCCGGGGCTCACCGGCATGGACGTCCACGCGGCGGTCCGCGAGCGCGACCCAGCGCAGGCTGCCCGCTTCGTGTTCATGAGCGGCGGCGCCTTCACGCCCCGGGCGAAGGCGTTCCTCGCCGAGGTGGGCCTGCCGCGCCTCGACAAGCCGTTCCCTGCGTCGGCCGTCCTCGAGCTCCTGAAGGACACCTGCTGA
- a CDS encoding AgmX/PglI C-terminal domain-containing protein produces MSTSFSKPSFAFAPTQNPFSPAPVAAAPVAAPAVGEESYALFAQGPAVSAEELETPASAVEVQVLWGATVLSVAHVTDGKGFIVGSGEGADFVLAAETLGRERLSLVDASSGAPQVIVPMDATVRVGDAAPQSAADLLALGRASSATDQTLALPIVADQSVRVTLRGSDISYVVRGVRAGRAPAAVGLLGAISGAVSKYVGLSLVGHLGVVASLAYFMPSMAADDAESASRENFLLMQKYLNASAPAEQKEEPGSSGGESTPAESGGKGERAQGAEGTMGKSTAATSGRWAFKGESKDPKVQQSDRELARQFGMVELLLTNTAGPSANDPNAPSAKWGAFAAEGADSKSAMGSMWAPSIGDALGAGGFGLSGNEEGGGGLGQGIGLDRVGGLGHGLGGGDGQGFGPGRDGLGNSRGHVNGAHKPKGPGPIRELKTEVNGHLPADVIQRIVRSNFGRFRNCYDAGLRTNPALAGRVVTKFVIGRDGAVGVSLNGGSDLPSSEVVNCVVRSFQNLSFPAPSGGQVTVVYPLAFSPAD; encoded by the coding sequence ATGTCCACCTCGTTCTCCAAGCCGTCGTTCGCCTTCGCCCCCACCCAGAACCCCTTCTCGCCCGCGCCCGTCGCGGCCGCCCCCGTGGCCGCTCCCGCCGTCGGCGAGGAGAGCTACGCGCTGTTCGCGCAGGGTCCGGCGGTCTCCGCGGAGGAGCTCGAGACGCCGGCGTCGGCCGTCGAGGTGCAGGTGCTCTGGGGCGCGACGGTGCTGTCGGTCGCGCACGTGACGGACGGGAAGGGGTTCATCGTGGGGTCGGGCGAGGGCGCGGATTTCGTCCTCGCCGCCGAGACGCTCGGCCGCGAGCGCCTGTCCCTCGTCGACGCCTCCAGCGGCGCGCCGCAGGTCATCGTCCCCATGGACGCCACCGTCCGCGTCGGCGACGCCGCTCCCCAGAGCGCCGCCGACCTCCTCGCGCTCGGCCGCGCGTCGTCCGCCACGGACCAGACGCTCGCGCTGCCCATCGTCGCCGACCAGAGCGTCCGCGTGACCCTCCGCGGCAGCGACATCTCCTACGTCGTCCGCGGCGTGCGCGCCGGCCGCGCGCCGGCCGCGGTCGGCCTCCTCGGGGCGATCTCCGGGGCCGTCAGCAAGTACGTGGGCCTCTCCCTCGTGGGTCACCTCGGCGTCGTCGCGAGCCTCGCCTACTTCATGCCGAGCATGGCGGCGGACGACGCCGAGTCCGCGTCGCGCGAGAACTTCCTCCTCATGCAGAAATACCTGAACGCGAGCGCGCCCGCGGAGCAGAAGGAGGAGCCCGGCTCGTCCGGCGGCGAGTCGACCCCCGCCGAGTCGGGCGGCAAGGGCGAGCGCGCCCAGGGCGCCGAGGGCACCATGGGCAAGTCCACGGCGGCGACCAGCGGTCGCTGGGCCTTCAAGGGCGAGTCGAAGGATCCCAAAGTGCAGCAGAGCGACCGCGAGCTCGCGCGGCAGTTCGGCATGGTGGAGCTCCTGCTCACGAACACGGCCGGTCCTTCGGCGAACGACCCGAACGCCCCGTCGGCCAAGTGGGGCGCCTTCGCCGCGGAGGGCGCGGACTCCAAGAGCGCCATGGGCAGCATGTGGGCGCCCTCGATCGGTGACGCGCTCGGCGCCGGCGGCTTCGGCCTGTCGGGCAACGAGGAGGGTGGTGGCGGCCTCGGCCAGGGCATCGGCCTCGATCGGGTCGGCGGGCTCGGCCACGGCCTCGGCGGCGGCGACGGTCAGGGCTTCGGCCCGGGGCGCGACGGGCTCGGCAACTCGCGCGGCCACGTCAACGGCGCGCACAAGCCGAAGGGCCCTGGCCCCATCCGCGAGCTCAAGACCGAGGTGAACGGACACCTCCCCGCGGACGTCATCCAGCGCATCGTCCGCTCGAACTTCGGTCGCTTCCGCAACTGCTACGACGCAGGTCTGCGCACGAACCCCGCCCTCGCTGGCCGCGTCGTCACCAAGTTCGTCATCGGTCGCGACGGCGCGGTCGGCGTCAGCCTGAACGGCGGCTCGGACCTGCCGAGCTCCGAGGTGGTGAACTGCGTCGTGCGGAGCTTCCAGAACCTCTCGTTCCCCGCGCCTTCGGGCGGACAGGTGACCGTCGTCTACCCGCTCGCGTTCAGCCCCGCCGACTGA
- a CDS encoding sigma-54-dependent Fis family transcriptional regulator, with protein MLPEKKQVLIVDDEPNLRKILAAQLSRDGYDVLLAEDGEEGLATLREHHIDLMITDLRMPRVDGMTLLREALREDPDLPVVMITAHGTVDTAVEALKTGAFDYLTKPFDKDEVRQIVAKALRTRHLAGQEASQSPNLVPGARFGIIGSASGLNEVYSVLERVADSPTTVLITGESGTGKELVARALHDHSSRRGKPFIKVNCAAIPKELIESELFGYERGAFTGAVSSKPGRFELASGGTLFLDEIGEIPIEMQVKLLRALQESEFERVGGIKTIRVDVRLVAATNRDLKKLIAQGTFREDLFYRLNVVSIRLPALRERVSDIPLLTEHFLTKFNERLKKSVQGLEPAALEALAAYGWPGNIRELENVMERAVLFCDGQHLTAANLPQELRGDGNTTTPLPPYVSAAPVNLSGEAGLKEHVKVAMSRLERDIVSRALTQTNGNVTHAARLLKISRKGLQLKMKELGLREAAEKAD; from the coding sequence ATGCTCCCCGAGAAGAAGCAGGTCCTCATCGTCGATGACGAGCCGAACCTGCGCAAGATCCTGGCCGCTCAGCTCTCGCGGGACGGGTACGACGTGCTCCTCGCGGAGGACGGCGAGGAGGGCCTCGCCACCCTCCGCGAGCACCACATCGACCTCATGATCACCGACCTGCGCATGCCGAGGGTCGATGGCATGACGCTGCTCCGCGAGGCGCTGCGCGAAGACCCCGATCTGCCGGTGGTCATGATCACCGCGCACGGCACCGTCGACACGGCCGTCGAGGCCCTGAAGACCGGGGCCTTCGACTACCTCACCAAGCCCTTCGACAAAGACGAGGTGCGGCAGATCGTCGCGAAGGCGCTCCGCACGCGCCACCTCGCCGGCCAAGAGGCCTCGCAGTCTCCCAACCTCGTCCCGGGCGCGCGGTTCGGCATCATCGGCAGCGCCTCGGGACTGAACGAGGTCTACTCGGTGCTCGAGCGCGTGGCGGACAGCCCCACCACCGTGCTCATCACGGGCGAGAGCGGCACGGGCAAGGAGCTCGTCGCGCGCGCGCTCCACGACCACTCGTCCCGCCGCGGCAAGCCGTTCATCAAGGTGAACTGCGCGGCCATCCCGAAGGAGCTCATCGAGAGCGAGCTCTTTGGCTACGAGCGCGGCGCCTTCACCGGCGCGGTCTCGTCCAAGCCGGGGCGCTTCGAGCTCGCGTCCGGCGGCACGCTCTTCCTCGACGAGATCGGCGAGATCCCCATCGAGATGCAGGTGAAGCTGCTGCGCGCCTTGCAGGAGAGCGAGTTCGAGCGGGTCGGCGGCATCAAGACCATCCGCGTCGACGTGCGCCTCGTCGCGGCGACGAACCGCGATCTGAAGAAGCTCATCGCGCAGGGCACCTTCCGAGAAGATCTGTTCTATCGCCTCAACGTCGTGTCCATCCGGCTGCCCGCGCTGCGAGAGCGCGTGTCGGACATCCCGCTCCTCACCGAACATTTCCTCACCAAGTTCAACGAGCGCCTAAAGAAGAGCGTGCAAGGGCTCGAGCCGGCGGCGCTCGAGGCGCTCGCCGCCTACGGCTGGCCCGGCAACATCCGTGAGCTCGAGAACGTGATGGAGCGCGCCGTGCTCTTCTGCGACGGCCAGCACCTCACCGCGGCCAACCTCCCCCAAGAGCTCCGCGGTGACGGCAACACGACGACGCCCCTGCCGCCGTACGTGTCGGCCGCGCCCGTGAACCTCTCCGGCGAGGCCGGCCTGAAGGAGCACGTGAAGGTCGCCATGAGCCGGCTCGAGCGCGACATCGTGAGCCGCGCCCTCACCCAGACGAACGGCAACGTGACCCACGCCGCGCGCCTCCTCAAGATCTCGCGGAAGGGCCTGCAGCTCAAAATGAAAGAGCTCGGCCTGCGCGAGGCCGCCGAGAAGGCCGACTGA
- a CDS encoding antibiotic biosynthesis monooxygenase produces the protein MTRTSTPSLSSPPSAALAGRWPLPYYAVIFTSVRAARDEGYGDTANRMLERARTQPGFLGIDSARDGVGITVSYWQTLEAIAAWKRDSEHLAAQEAGRRAWYVAYNTRVAKVEREYDFAAT, from the coding sequence ATGACACGAACCTCGACCCCCTCTCTGTCCTCACCCCCTTCCGCCGCGCTCGCCGGCCGCTGGCCGTTGCCGTACTACGCTGTCATTTTCACCTCCGTTCGCGCGGCTCGAGACGAGGGCTACGGCGACACGGCGAACCGAATGCTCGAGCGCGCCCGCACGCAGCCGGGCTTCCTGGGGATCGACTCCGCCCGGGACGGCGTGGGCATTACGGTGAGCTACTGGCAGACTCTGGAGGCGATCGCCGCGTGGAAGCGCGACAGCGAGCACCTCGCGGCGCAGGAGGCCGGCCGCCGCGCGTGGTATGTCGCGTACAACACGCGCGTCGCCAAGGTGGAGCGCGAGTACGACTTCGCAGCGACGTAG
- a CDS encoding SDR family oxidoreductase, translating into MKTLEDKVVVITGAGSGIGRALAIGAARRGASLALSDWNAEGLDETLALTGASARRALTRKVDVRSDDEVLAFAAEVERELGGAHVVVNNAGVSLSDSVGTMKRDDFAWLMDINFWGVVRGTEAFLPQLHRRDEAHVVNVSSVFGLIGVPRQSAYNASKFAVRGFSEAMAQELIGTNVRVSVVCPGGVKTGIVANGRHYQDVHGRPVDTQTLSATFERLAGTTPEKAAETIWRGVLANEPRILVGPDAHLIEAMVRLLPRGYPRVMAGVLALAERARGVRR; encoded by the coding sequence ATGAAGACCCTCGAAGACAAGGTCGTCGTCATCACCGGCGCGGGCTCCGGGATCGGCCGCGCGCTCGCGATCGGCGCGGCCCGCCGCGGCGCTTCGCTGGCCCTCTCCGACTGGAACGCCGAGGGCCTCGACGAGACCCTCGCGCTCACGGGCGCGTCGGCGCGGCGCGCGCTGACTCGCAAGGTCGACGTCCGCAGCGACGACGAGGTCCTCGCGTTCGCCGCCGAGGTCGAGCGTGAGCTCGGGGGCGCGCACGTGGTCGTCAACAACGCGGGCGTGTCTCTCTCCGACTCGGTCGGCACGATGAAGCGCGACGATTTCGCGTGGCTCATGGACATCAACTTCTGGGGCGTCGTGCGAGGCACCGAGGCGTTCCTCCCCCAGCTCCACCGGCGCGACGAGGCCCACGTCGTCAACGTGTCGAGCGTCTTCGGCCTCATCGGCGTGCCCCGCCAGTCGGCCTACAACGCGAGCAAATTTGCCGTGCGAGGCTTCAGCGAGGCGATGGCCCAGGAGCTCATCGGCACGAACGTGCGCGTGTCGGTGGTCTGCCCCGGCGGCGTGAAGACCGGCATCGTCGCCAACGGTCGACACTACCAGGACGTGCACGGGCGCCCCGTCGACACGCAGACCCTGTCCGCGACGTTCGAACGCCTCGCGGGCACCACCCCGGAGAAGGCCGCCGAGACCATCTGGCGAGGCGTGCTGGCCAACGAGCCGCGCATCCTCGTCGGCCCCGACGCCCACCTGATCGAGGCGATGGTGAGGCTGCTGCCGCGCGGCTACCCCCGCGTCATGGCCGGCGTGCTCGCCCTCGCGGAGCGCGCCCGAGGTGTCCGTCGGTAG
- a CDS encoding iron-containing alcohol dehydrogenase has translation MTLARWSFPTTIVFGPGAAAQLADHVTRLGGKRVLVVADPGVVKAGIVAKLTAILEAAGVPARVFDAVSPNPIEQNVFEGVAAYKAHNADLLVAVGGGSPLDAGKLIALMTTHDRPLVDYDDATGGDAFIGPNVPPIITVPTTAGTGSEVGRSGVVTLTANGRKTVIFSPYLLAKVALLDPELTTSMPAHVTAATGFDALTHCLEAYLSKGCHPMADGIALAGIELCRDHLVRATQHGGDLDARGGMMQAAMMGAVAFQKGLGACHSLAHPLSSEKDMHHGLANALCLPAVVEFNASVVPERVERVRQLLCPAASTLAEGLRALRAALGLPAGLAAQGVTDADIPKLAAKAIQDGCHASNPRACTEADLAALYAASL, from the coding sequence ATGACCCTCGCCCGCTGGAGCTTCCCCACCACCATCGTCTTTGGTCCAGGCGCGGCCGCGCAGCTCGCCGACCACGTCACCCGCCTCGGCGGGAAGCGCGTGCTCGTCGTCGCCGATCCTGGCGTCGTGAAAGCCGGCATCGTCGCCAAGCTCACCGCGATCCTCGAGGCCGCCGGCGTGCCGGCGCGCGTGTTCGACGCCGTCTCGCCCAACCCGATCGAGCAGAACGTGTTCGAGGGCGTCGCCGCGTACAAGGCGCACAACGCCGATCTGCTCGTGGCCGTGGGCGGTGGCTCCCCGCTGGACGCCGGCAAGCTCATCGCCCTCATGACCACGCACGATCGACCCCTGGTCGACTACGACGACGCGACCGGCGGCGACGCCTTCATCGGCCCCAACGTGCCGCCGATCATCACCGTGCCCACCACCGCCGGCACGGGCAGCGAGGTCGGGCGCTCCGGCGTCGTCACGCTCACCGCAAACGGCCGTAAGACCGTGATTTTTAGCCCGTATTTGCTGGCGAAGGTCGCGCTCCTCGACCCCGAGCTCACCACCTCGATGCCCGCCCACGTCACCGCGGCGACCGGCTTCGACGCGCTCACCCACTGCCTCGAGGCCTACCTCTCCAAGGGCTGTCACCCCATGGCCGACGGGATCGCGCTCGCCGGCATCGAGCTCTGCCGCGACCACCTCGTCCGGGCCACCCAGCACGGCGGCGATCTCGACGCGCGCGGGGGCATGATGCAGGCCGCGATGATGGGCGCCGTCGCCTTCCAGAAGGGGCTCGGCGCCTGCCACTCGCTCGCGCACCCGCTGTCGAGCGAGAAAGACATGCACCACGGCCTCGCGAACGCGCTCTGTCTGCCCGCGGTGGTCGAGTTCAACGCGTCCGTCGTGCCCGAGCGCGTCGAGCGCGTGCGCCAGCTCTTGTGCCCCGCGGCGAGCACCCTCGCCGAGGGGCTCCGCGCGCTCCGGGCCGCGCTCGGGCTGCCCGCCGGCCTCGCGGCCCAGGGCGTGACGGACGCCGACATCCCCAAGCTCGCCGCCAAGGCCATCCAGGACGGGTGCCACGCCTCGAACCCGCGGGCCTGCACCGAGGCCGACCTCGCCGCCCTCTACGCCGCGAGCTTGTAG
- a CDS encoding SUMF1/EgtB/PvdO family nonheme iron enzyme encodes MWSPHVCGGRPPTRRRGTCPRLAVAVAVAVALVGCRGCRAAGQDAGPSGGDGGALVGFDAAPRPGAPRPGMAFIPAGTFRAGTPLDRAPRIATEELPGVPVEMGPFYIDIFPFPNEPGAIPQPNVSRDEAARLCGEKGKRLCTELEWERACKGPDSATYEYGDTYRSSLCGTGQSAELGFRRPSGERSACRSGFGVRELHGGAWEWTQSTWGRGTHDPSMGVLRGGNAEAGEIVGRCANAIGRPASKRQASFGFRCCAGDPSSAEVTLDVHLAAHTLTLLAKPEERAAPLLPLLDTAEWGSRDLAVDRAWIWQPVGNEDLLVFGGCTPEGPARRCGFVVGRAQPPGSTTLTAADSAPRVLAQLVFPRAMAEMKTTGDPSRIHAKAVDVKGRYVKEISYSYGRVSVSGPQRVAE; translated from the coding sequence ATGTGGTCGCCGCACGTCTGCGGCGGGCGCCCGCCGACCCGACGTCGCGGCACATGCCCTCGTCTGGCGGTCGCGGTCGCGGTCGCCGTCGCGCTCGTGGGGTGCCGCGGCTGCCGCGCCGCGGGCCAGGACGCGGGCCCGTCCGGGGGCGACGGGGGCGCCCTCGTCGGGTTCGACGCGGCGCCCCGCCCTGGCGCCCCGAGGCCCGGCATGGCGTTCATCCCCGCGGGCACCTTTCGCGCGGGCACGCCGCTCGATCGCGCGCCGCGAATCGCCACCGAGGAGCTGCCTGGCGTCCCCGTCGAGATGGGCCCGTTCTACATCGACATTTTCCCCTTCCCGAACGAGCCCGGCGCCATCCCGCAGCCCAACGTCTCGCGCGACGAAGCGGCGCGCCTGTGCGGCGAGAAGGGCAAGCGCCTCTGCACCGAGCTCGAGTGGGAGCGCGCCTGCAAGGGGCCCGACAGCGCGACCTACGAGTACGGCGACACCTACCGCAGCTCCCTCTGTGGCACGGGTCAGTCCGCCGAGCTCGGCTTCCGTCGGCCGTCCGGTGAGCGCTCCGCCTGCCGAAGCGGCTTCGGTGTGCGCGAGCTGCACGGGGGCGCGTGGGAGTGGACCCAGAGCACCTGGGGCCGCGGCACCCACGATCCTTCGATGGGGGTGCTCCGCGGCGGAAACGCCGAGGCCGGCGAGATCGTCGGTCGCTGCGCGAACGCGATCGGGCGCCCCGCGAGCAAGCGACAGGCGTCGTTTGGGTTTCGTTGCTGCGCGGGCGACCCGAGCTCGGCCGAGGTCACCCTCGACGTGCACCTGGCGGCCCACACCCTCACCCTCCTCGCGAAGCCCGAAGAGCGCGCCGCGCCGCTCCTCCCTCTCCTCGACACGGCCGAGTGGGGCAGCCGCGACCTGGCGGTCGACCGCGCGTGGATCTGGCAGCCCGTAGGCAACGAGGACCTGCTCGTGTTCGGGGGCTGCACGCCGGAAGGCCCTGCGCGCCGGTGCGGCTTCGTCGTCGGGCGCGCGCAGCCACCCGGTTCCACGACGCTCACCGCGGCCGACAGCGCCCCCCGCGTGCTCGCCCAGCTCGTGTTCCCGCGCGCCATGGCGGAGATGAAGACGACCGGTGATCCGAGCCGTATCCACGCGAAAGCCGTCGACGTCAAGGGTCGCTACGTGAAGGAAATCTCCTATAGTTACGGACGAGTAAGCGTGTCCGGCCCCCAGCGCGTGGCCGAGTAG